In Terriglobia bacterium, the following proteins share a genomic window:
- a CDS encoding AAA family ATPase, producing the protein MTGRIVGGTSILDLLSDKIVGQPTAISGIASTVKTYQAGLAPLGRPAGVFLLLGPTGTGKTRTVEALAEILHNGPQKVVKINCGEFQSDHEVAKLIGSPPGYLGHGDTKPVLTQERLDEAASKYCDLSIILFDEIEKAAPAVSKLLLGVLDKATLRLGNNTEVNFEKSLIFLTSNLGAREMMKELQPEIGFRPVAAGEVSVLTKKLEGIALNAVRRMYSPEFINRIDAVVTYQPLDSEALALILDQQIADLQQHVNSRLANKCFNIEVTPESRVFLLENGTSPEYGARELKRAIHRHLTQPLATLVIEGAIQPGSTVRVIPGGNSLTLEMAGSERPAVIPRPTVLIVDDNRDFLRLLSLELTEATSWKVSTAQSVADAEAISSPGAVDFALLDLLLPDGNGIDLGAKLLEKHPEVHVAIMTGAELNAREEDECRKYQFDVVSKPFLPQQIIGLVRERVLTKVSASA; encoded by the coding sequence ATGACAGGTCGCATCGTCGGAGGCACCAGTATTCTTGATTTGCTGTCGGACAAGATCGTCGGGCAGCCGACGGCCATCAGCGGAATTGCATCGACAGTCAAAACATACCAGGCGGGCCTGGCGCCGCTCGGGCGCCCTGCGGGCGTGTTTCTCCTGCTCGGGCCAACGGGAACAGGCAAGACAAGGACGGTCGAAGCCCTGGCGGAAATCCTGCACAACGGCCCGCAAAAAGTGGTCAAGATCAATTGCGGCGAATTCCAGTCGGATCATGAAGTGGCGAAGCTGATTGGTTCGCCACCGGGCTATCTCGGCCATGGGGACACCAAACCGGTTCTGACTCAAGAGCGGTTAGACGAAGCGGCCAGCAAATACTGCGATTTGTCGATCATTCTGTTTGACGAGATCGAGAAGGCAGCTCCGGCCGTAAGTAAGCTCCTTCTTGGTGTTCTGGATAAAGCAACTCTTCGTCTGGGCAACAACACGGAAGTCAACTTTGAAAAGAGCCTGATTTTCCTGACAAGCAACCTCGGGGCGCGCGAAATGATGAAAGAGCTTCAGCCGGAAATCGGTTTCCGGCCGGTGGCAGCCGGAGAGGTCTCCGTGCTCACCAAGAAGCTCGAAGGAATCGCGCTCAACGCGGTCCGCAGGATGTATTCGCCGGAGTTCATCAACCGGATCGACGCCGTGGTGACCTATCAGCCGCTCGATTCGGAAGCGCTTGCGTTGATACTCGATCAACAGATCGCAGACCTTCAGCAACATGTGAACAGCCGGCTCGCGAATAAGTGCTTCAACATTGAAGTCACTCCGGAAAGCCGCGTCTTCCTGCTGGAAAACGGAACCAGTCCCGAATATGGCGCACGGGAGTTGAAACGCGCCATCCATCGTCACCTGACTCAGCCATTAGCCACGTTGGTTATCGAAGGCGCTATCCAGCCGGGCTCGACGGTTCGCGTTATACCGGGCGGGAATAGCCTCACTCTTGAAATGGCCGGGTCTGAACGTCCTGCTGTTATCCCTCGGCCGACTGTGCTCATCGTCGATGACAATCGCGATTTCCTGCGGCTGCTTTCTCTCGAGTTGACCGAGGCGACATCGTGGAAAGTCAGCACGGCGCAGTCCGTAGCTGATGCGGAAGCTATCAGTTCACCGGGCGCCGTCGATTTCGCGCTGCTCGATCTCCTGCTCCCGGATGGAAACGGCATCGACCTCGGAGCGAAACTCCTGGAGAAGCACCCGGAAGTTCATGTCGCCATCATGACGGGCGCCGAATTGAATGCGAGAGAAGAGGACGAATGCCGAAAATATCAATTCGATGTTGTGAGCAAACCGTTTCTTCCTCAACAGATCATCGGCCTGGTGCGCGAGCGCGTTCTTACAAAGGTGAGCGCTTCAGCCTGA
- a CDS encoding chemotaxis protein CheC: MALTEKQGDALAELINIGFARSAASLSELSGYRVLLDPPSIDVRAIEELPDALAVLTMQEVATVHQLFSGPVSGDALLILNYEGAVTLTDLLRARKRPSQRLDEASREALTEIGNILLNACLGMFGNMLHVHVSFSMPRLHLEVLDNLLKSIIIGSEELRSAIIVSTAFHIKESAVSGYLVIVLGVSSLDRLIRSIEEWEQRQSQ, translated from the coding sequence ATGGCTCTGACTGAGAAGCAAGGCGATGCGCTGGCGGAACTGATCAACATCGGCTTTGCGCGGAGCGCCGCGTCGCTTTCCGAATTGTCCGGGTACCGCGTCCTGCTGGATCCCCCGTCGATCGATGTGAGAGCGATCGAAGAACTTCCGGATGCCCTGGCCGTTCTGACCATGCAGGAGGTCGCCACGGTGCACCAGCTCTTCAGCGGTCCGGTTTCCGGCGACGCCCTGCTGATCCTGAACTATGAAGGCGCCGTCACCCTGACGGACCTTCTTCGGGCACGGAAACGGCCTTCGCAGCGGCTCGACGAGGCCTCGCGCGAAGCCTTGACCGAGATCGGAAATATTCTCTTGAATGCATGCCTGGGAATGTTCGGGAACATGCTTCATGTGCATGTCTCTTTTTCGATGCCGCGGCTGCATCTGGAGGTCCTGGACAACCTGCTCAAATCGATCATTATCGGTTCCGAGGAACTCCGCTCGGCCATCATCGTCTCGACGGCGTTTCACATCAAGGAAAGCGCCGTTTCCGGATATCTCGTGATTGTTCTCGGGGTGTCTTCTCTCGACCGCCTGATCCGCTCGATCGAGGAGTGGGAGCAACGCCAGAGCCAATAG
- a CDS encoding response regulator, whose amino-acid sequence MAKILIVDDSAMSRRILRGILEHAGHQVSEAEDGMVALEKYFLEKPDLVLLDLIMKGMLGMEVLKKVRLMDHDARVIVASADIQSSTRAMTQAEGAAAFVNKPFVSEFVLKTVDLVLEGRNHGSD is encoded by the coding sequence ATGGCAAAGATCCTGATCGTTGACGATTCTGCCATGTCGCGCAGAATTTTGAGGGGCATCCTGGAACATGCGGGCCATCAGGTCAGCGAAGCGGAAGACGGCATGGTTGCTCTCGAGAAATACTTTCTGGAAAAGCCCGACCTCGTGCTTCTGGACCTGATCATGAAGGGCATGCTCGGGATGGAGGTCCTCAAGAAGGTTCGCCTGATGGATCACGACGCCAGGGTCATTGTCGCCAGCGCCGATATTCAAAGCTCCACGCGCGCGATGACTCAGGCGGAAGGCGCGGCTGCCTTCGTCAATAAACCCTTTGTGAGCGAGTTCGTTCTGAAGACGGTCGACCTGGTTCTGGAGGGCCGCAACCATGGCTCTGACTGA